One stretch of Mycobacteriales bacterium DNA includes these proteins:
- the paaA gene encoding 1,2-phenylacetyl-CoA epoxidase subunit PaaA, with the protein MDEASFEARVEAEEKVEPTDWMPEAYRKTLVRQISQHAHSEIIGMQPEGSWITRAPSLRRKAILLAKVQDEAGHGLYLYAAAETLGTSREEMVDQLLAGTAKYSSIFNYPTPTWADMGAIGWLVDGAAIMNQVPLCRCSFGPYARAMKRICREESFHQRQGFDILVTLCRGTAEQKAMAQDALNRWWWPSLMMFGPNDDASPHSAQSMRWRIKRFSNDELRQRFVDVTAPQAQFLGLRIPDDDLEYDETTGHWRFGEIDWDEFRNVVAGNGPCNAQRMAHRRRAFDDGAWVLEAAEAHAARRAARQAA; encoded by the coding sequence ATGGACGAAGCGAGCTTCGAGGCACGGGTCGAGGCCGAGGAGAAGGTCGAACCGACCGACTGGATGCCCGAGGCGTACCGCAAGACGCTGGTGCGCCAGATCTCCCAGCACGCGCACTCGGAGATCATCGGCATGCAGCCGGAAGGCAGCTGGATCACCCGCGCACCGAGCCTGCGACGCAAGGCCATCCTGCTCGCGAAGGTCCAGGACGAGGCCGGCCACGGTCTCTACCTCTACGCCGCAGCCGAGACGCTCGGCACCAGCCGCGAGGAGATGGTCGACCAGCTGCTCGCCGGAACTGCCAAGTACTCGTCGATCTTCAACTACCCGACGCCGACCTGGGCCGACATGGGTGCGATCGGCTGGCTGGTCGACGGCGCCGCGATCATGAACCAGGTCCCGCTCTGCCGGTGCTCGTTCGGGCCCTATGCGCGGGCGATGAAGCGGATCTGCCGTGAGGAGTCCTTCCACCAGCGGCAGGGCTTCGACATCCTCGTCACGCTCTGCCGCGGCACCGCCGAGCAGAAGGCGATGGCGCAGGATGCGCTCAACCGTTGGTGGTGGCCGTCGCTCATGATGTTCGGGCCCAACGACGACGCGTCGCCGCACTCGGCCCAGTCGATGCGCTGGCGGATCAAGCGCTTCAGCAACGACGAGCTGCGGCAGCGGTTCGTCGACGTGACCGCGCCGCAGGCGCAGTTCCTCGGGCTGCGGATCCCTGACGACGATCTCGAGTACGACGAGACCACCGGGCACTGGCGCTTCGGCGAGATCGACTGGGACGAGTTCCGGAACGTGGTCGCCGGTAACGGGCCGTGCAACGCACAACGGATGGCGCATCGCAGGCGGGCCTTCGATGACGGCGCCTGGGTGCTCGAAGCGGCCGAGGCGCATGCCGCAAGGCGAGCGGCGCGGCAGGCGGCCTGA
- a CDS encoding Lrp/AsnC family transcriptional regulator, which produces MYSLDALDRQIVLLFAGEPRIGVLEASRRLGVARGTVQARLDRMERAGVITGWSPSVDPGALGFPVTAFATLEIAQGAAAGSAHEPVASHLRTIPEVLEAHTITGGADMMVRLVARSNADLQRVIDRVVASPTVSRTSTVIVLATEIAPRFTPLVEAAAREG; this is translated from the coding sequence ATGTACAGCCTCGACGCTCTTGACCGCCAGATCGTGCTGCTTTTTGCCGGCGAGCCTCGGATCGGTGTGCTCGAAGCGTCCCGCCGGCTCGGCGTAGCCCGCGGCACCGTGCAGGCCCGCCTCGACCGGATGGAGCGCGCCGGGGTCATCACCGGCTGGTCGCCGTCCGTGGATCCGGGCGCGCTGGGCTTTCCGGTGACGGCGTTCGCGACCCTGGAGATCGCCCAGGGAGCCGCCGCCGGCAGCGCGCACGAGCCGGTCGCCTCGCACCTGCGCACGATTCCGGAGGTGCTCGAGGCGCACACGATCACGGGCGGCGCGGACATGATGGTGCGCTTGGTGGCACGCTCGAACGCCGACCTGCAGCGGGTGATCGACCGAGTGGTCGCGTCTCCGACCGTGTCTCGAACGTCGACGGTGATCGTGCTCGCGACGGAGATCGCGCCGCGATTCACCCCGCTCGTCGAGGCGGCCGCCCGGGAGGGCTGA